A region of the Streptococcus oralis Uo5 genome:
TCAACCTACTAGAAAATGAAGGGAGAACGCCTATGCCTAGACCAAAAACAAAAGAGGAGCTAGTGTTAGCCTCTAAGGAAAACTATGAAAAACTTAATCTCCTCATTTCTCAGTTGAGTCAGGAAGAGTTGATGATTCCATTTGATTTTTCAAAAGACCAAAAGAAAAAAGAAGCTCACTGGAAAAGAGATAAAAATCTACGGGATGTCCTGATCCATCTCTATGAATGGCAGCAGTTACTTTTGACCTGGGTACATTCTAACCAAACAGATCATGAGAGACCTTTTCTCCCTGAGCCTTATAATTGGAAAACTTATGGGGAAATGAATGTCGCTTTTTGGAAAAAGCACCAGAGAACGTCCTTAGAAGAAGCGACCAAACTCCTCAATAAATCACATAAAGAGGTTTTAGAGTTGATGGAAGACTTCAGCAATGACCAACTCTTTAACAAAGGTGTCTATAAGTGGACGGGAGGGACAAGTCTAGGTTCCTACTTTGTCAGTAGCACCTCCAGTCACTATGATTGGGCTATCAAAAAACTTAAAGCTCATCAGAAAAATTGTAAGTCCTACTAGTTAAAGTGAGTATGAAGTTTAGAAAAGGTTCTTCTAAGCTACGAATAGCTTCATTCTCGTGATTTTTGATTTATTCTAGCTTTAGAATCCTACAAAAATTAAAATTTAAGGCCGTCATAGAGTGGGTAGGATAATGGCTGTTACAAAGATACATCCGATTAAAACAACTCTTAAAAAGGCGATAGATTACATCTGTAACGGAGATAAAACCGATGATGAAATCTATGTTACCACACATCTTTGCAGCAGAAAAAATGCTCATAAGGAATTTGACCTTACCAAGAAACATAATTCATTAGCCTCTCAGTATGAGGAATTGGAACATCTGAAAAATAACATGAATAAGTATCTTGGAAGGGATAAAACAGAAAAAAACGAATCAGTTATTGGAGCAATTAAGAAATATAAAAGGAAAATAGATAAAACAATTGAGCAGAGTCATAGTATGAGTAACGATATGGAGCTATAGTGATACATGGAGAGTATTATAAATTTGATACTCTCCATTTTTTGATGCAAATAGCATCTGATTTTTTAATAAAAATATAGAAAAAATGGGTGAAATATGCTATAATGTCTACTAAATAGATTAAAATGTGGCAAGGAGGAATAAAGATGGCAAGTCTTAATGTTACTGATGTAATAAAAGAATTAGACATTTCTAAGTCATATTTATATAAATTAATAGATAAAAAAAATATTTTAATCCCGGGAAGTGATACAGGAAGGTACTTTTGGGATGAAAATACAGTTGAAATTATAAAAAGATTTTTGCAGATAGATGGTTTACAGGATAAGGATGACACAGATTTTTTAATATCTAAATTAGGACTAAAGCAGTCATTCATAAACAATAGACGATATTTAGGAAATAAATATTCTCTTTCCGATTTTATAAGAAAAACAGTTGATGAAAATTGTAAAGGTGTAAATATTGTTATTGACATATTTAGTGGAACCGGTGCAGTTGCGAATACTTTTAAGGATAAAATGCTTATCACAAATGATTTACTTTATAGTAATTATATTTCCAATTATGCATGGTTTGGATATGAAAAATATTCAAGCAAAAAGATAATTGAGCTTATATACGACTATAATCAAGTTAAAACAAAAGAAAATAATTATATGCGAGAAAATTTTGCAGATACATTCTTTTCTGCTGATGATTGTAGCAAGATAGGATATATAAGAGAAGATATAGAGGCAAAGTATAAAAATAAAGAAATAAATTTTAAGGAATATGCAATATTGATTACATCGCTTCTATATGCAATGGATAAGATTGCAAACACAGTTGGACACTACGATGCATATAGAAAAAATGTTGATTTTGAGAAAAAATTAGTATTGAATGTTTTATTACCTGAAGAAACGGTAAATTCTAATAATATTTGTTATAACTTAGATGCAAATAAACTTATTAAAAGTATTAGGGGTGATTTGTTGTACTTGGATCCTCCATATAATTCAAGGCAGTATTGTGATGCATATCATTTACTTGAAAATGTGGCAAGATGGAAAAAACCTGAAGTTTATGGGGTTGCAAGAAAGATGGATAGGGCTTCACTTAAAAGTGATTACT
Encoded here:
- a CDS encoding ClbS/DfsB family four-helix bundle protein; the encoded protein is MPRPKTKEELVLASKENYEKLNLLISQLSQEELMIPFDFSKDQKKKEAHWKRDKNLRDVLIHLYEWQQLLLTWVHSNQTDHERPFLPEPYNWKTYGEMNVAFWKKHQRTSLEEATKLLNKSHKEVLELMEDFSNDQLFNKGVYKWTGGTSLGSYFVSSTSSHYDWAIKKLKAHQKNCKSY